From the genome of Treponema peruense:
CACCGGTAGACTTCATTTCAGGTCCAAGATGGGTATCCACGTCCATAAGTTTTTCAAAGCTGAATACAGGAACCTTTACCGCAAAATACGGAGGAATTCTGTAAAGACCTGTTCCATATCCAAAGTCCTTTACGTGTTCGCCCAGCATTGCACGAGTAGCAAGTTCAACCATAGGAACACCGGTAACCTTGCTTATGTAAGGAACTGTACGGCTTGAACGCGGGTTCACTTCAATAATATAAAGATCATTGTTGTAGATAAGATACTGAATATTTACAAGACCGCGTGTACCCAAAGCGAGTGCAAGTTCACGGCTCTGATTTATAATCTTTTCGCGCAGAATGTCATTAAGGTTCCAGCTCGGATAAACGGCAATAGAGTCACCGGAATGAATTCCTGTACGCTCAATATGTTCCATTATACCCGGAATAAGAATATCCTTTCCGTCACAGATTGCGTCAATCTCAAGCTCGATACCCATCATATACTTGTCTATAAGAACAGGATTTTCGATTCCCTGAGAAAGAATAATCTTCATGTATTCCTTAACATCGGCATCGTTAAACGCAATAATCATATTTTGTCCGCCAAGAACATAAGACGGACGCAGCAGAATCGGGTAGCCAATTTTTTCTGCAGCAGAAAGAGCTTCTTCTGTAGTAAAGATTGTCATTCCGCGCGGTCTGTTGATATGAAGCTTTTCACAAAGATCTTCAAAACGCTCTCTGTCTTCGGCAATATCAATTGAATCAGCAGAAGTACCAAGAATTTTTATTCCCTGGCTGTCAAGGAATTTCGTAAGCTTGATTGCAGTCTGACCGCCAAACGCAACAACAACACCAATCGGCTTTTCGGTATTGATTACGCTCATAACATCTTCGGGAGTAAGCGGTTCAAAATAAAGCCTGTCAGAAGTGTCAAAGTCTGTAGAAACAGTTTCGGGGTTATTGTTTATTGTAACAACATCATAGCCCAGTTTTTTAAGCGACCATACACACTGAACAGACGCGTAATCAAATTCAATTCCCTGACCAATGCGAATCGGGCCTGAACCTAGAACAATAATTGTTCCCTTCTTGCCCTTTGAACTCTTTTTTCCCTTCATTACAAGGAAGTCAGCAGCTTCGTTATCTGCATTGTATCCGCTGTAGAAATAAGGAGTTTCGGCATTAAATTCACCGGCACAGGTATCTACCATTTTGTACGTAGCCGGAATATGTGCAAGCTTTCCTTTTGCAACAAGTTCTGCCGCTTTTTTTGCTTCCTTTAGAATTCCGCCTGCACCAGGAATTTTTACTCCTGTCATATCCTGAATAACCTTGTCGGGATATCCAAAATCTTTTGCTTCCTTATAAAGTTCAGGAGTAAGCTTTCCGTTGCCGCCCTTAATCTCATCAAAACGGCGCTCCATCTTTGCAAGATTTTCAAGATGAGCCAGGAACCAGATGTCTATCTTTGTAATTTCATTAATTTTTTCTATGCTCAGAATACCGCGCTTAATCGCCTGGAATACCGCAAACACGCGCTGGTCTGTACATTCACCAACGCGGCGTATAATATCCTCGTCGCTTTCTTCTGCAAACGCCGGCAAATTCAGGCTCATAACACCAATTTCAGCACCGCGGGCGGCCTTCATTATAGCCTGCTCAAAGTTGTGGCCAATTGCCATGACTTCACCGGTTGCTTTCATCTGTGTACCCAAAGTTCTCTTTGCATAAACAAATTTGTCAAACGGGAACTTCGGCATTTTAACGACAACATAGTCAAGGACAGGTTCAAAACAGGCCGCAGTCTTTTTTGTAACGGCGTTCGGAATCTCGTCCAGAGTGTAGCCTATTGCAATAAGTGTCGCAACTTTAGCTATAGGATAACCTGTCGCCTTTGAAGCCAAAGCAGAAGAACGGCTTACACGCGGGTTAACTTCAATAACGGCGTACTCAAAACTGTCGGGCTTAAGTGCAAACTGACAGTTACAGCCGCCTTCCATTCCCAAAGAACTTATTATGTTAAGCGCCGCCGAACGCAGCATCTGGTATTCTTTGTCGCTTAAAGTAACCGTCGGAGCAATAACAATGGAATCACCTGTATGAACACCAACCGGATCAAAGTTTTCCATAGAACAGACGGTAAGAACGTTACCGGCACTGTCGCGCATTACTTCGAACTCAACTTCTTTCCAGCCCGAAATACACTTTTCTACAAGAATCTGGTGAATTGGAGAACGGTGAAGTCCATTCTGCGCAATTTCTTCCATCTCTTCACGGTTGTATGCAATACCGCCGCCTGTTCCGCCCAAAGTAAAAGCCGGACGCACAATTGCCGGATAACCAATTTCGTTGTCAGAAAAATCAAGTGCGTCTTCAAGGGT
Proteins encoded in this window:
- the carB gene encoding carbamoyl-phosphate synthase large subunit, producing MPLNPDIHKVMVIGSGPIIIGQAAEFDYAGSQACKALKEQGLEVVLVNSNPATLMTDHSMADQIYIEPLIPETIQRIIEKEKPDSLLSTLGGQTGLTLSMELAKSGFLESHGVKLLGAKPETIDKAEDRQMFKDTMLAIGEPCIPSKVVTTLEDALDFSDNEIGYPAIVRPAFTLGGTGGGIAYNREEMEEIAQNGLHRSPIHQILVEKCISGWKEVEFEVMRDSAGNVLTVCSMENFDPVGVHTGDSIVIAPTVTLSDKEYQMLRSAALNIISSLGMEGGCNCQFALKPDSFEYAVIEVNPRVSRSSALASKATGYPIAKVATLIAIGYTLDEIPNAVTKKTAACFEPVLDYVVVKMPKFPFDKFVYAKRTLGTQMKATGEVMAIGHNFEQAIMKAARGAEIGVMSLNLPAFAEESDEDIIRRVGECTDQRVFAVFQAIKRGILSIEKINEITKIDIWFLAHLENLAKMERRFDEIKGGNGKLTPELYKEAKDFGYPDKVIQDMTGVKIPGAGGILKEAKKAAELVAKGKLAHIPATYKMVDTCAGEFNAETPYFYSGYNADNEAADFLVMKGKKSSKGKKGTIIVLGSGPIRIGQGIEFDYASVQCVWSLKKLGYDVVTINNNPETVSTDFDTSDRLYFEPLTPEDVMSVINTEKPIGVVVAFGGQTAIKLTKFLDSQGIKILGTSADSIDIAEDRERFEDLCEKLHINRPRGMTIFTTEEALSAAEKIGYPILLRPSYVLGGQNMIIAFNDADVKEYMKIILSQGIENPVLIDKYMMGIELEIDAICDGKDILIPGIMEHIERTGIHSGDSIAVYPSWNLNDILREKIINQSRELALALGTRGLVNIQYLIYNNDLYIIEVNPRSSRTVPYISKVTGVPMVELATRAMLGEHVKDFGYGTGLYRIPPYFAVKVPVFSFEKLMDVDTHLGPEMKSTGEVLGLASTMEEAIFKGLIAAGYNMKRSGGVLITVRKTDQYEVPDLAKKFYDMGFKLYATEGTAKTISDFGMEVTVVNKIHENPDDNLLTLLDSGKIDYVISTSAKGRDPRADSVRMRRHAVERDIPCLTAIDTANAIANCLKSKYSAQNVELVDINQLRDTKEKICFSKMDSTGNDFIVINAMKKPVSNPAGLAVRLCDRRTGGIGADSLVVIEPSETADAKMRFFNLDGTEGKMAGNAIRCVGKYLYDNNINGITEKHGKKTDNTETITIETGSGIKSLLLYKQNGKVTSVTVDMGRPEFESALIGTSLKEVKVPESELNSANKALLPAKAVVGQKLDVDGKTYDVTCVGVGNPHCVVFSKFVDKEPVAKIGPLFENNKAFPGRINTEFVRVVGPNELKMRTWERGNGETLACGTGACAAAIASVLNGFSPINQDITVKVRGGTLVVKYTGDSVYLTGNTSLCYDGEVEI